In Humulus lupulus chromosome 6, drHumLupu1.1, whole genome shotgun sequence, a single genomic region encodes these proteins:
- the LOC133785811 gene encoding uncharacterized protein LOC133785811 → MFLSFFCYGIKEQLKASSMARTRKSSTFIRDPPEAPMNNDHRPPPPEDPPAPTVHNNGGQTSASNRFAPLETQDRATHEDARNPYFLGNGDHLGIILDSPPLTDKIFQQWRWDFMLSIWAKNKKGFLNGKLPQPHPSDPNYNAWHQCDQMIMSWIIHLVSPDIKSSIMFLDSAAAMWEQLNNRFNQGNGPRIFELRQTLIRLHQGDDFVLQFLTGLNESYHAVIDPFPSLSKGFSMIVQEERQRNLGPSNNPNLVAASTNTQLPNLTPNFLAASTTTQIALHLNKMIGIAERIGHLYFLQKNPHFLHSCSSVQSQNSCKDVHKWHTRLGHPSLLVTNSLNKDLNFLPSTFSARCNICHLAKQKKLPFISQNNIAPVAFDLVHMDIWGPFHTISIEGFRFFLTIVDDHTRFTWVYMLKSKSDVQFLIPQFFSYISTHFSATIKALRCDNAKELNMTSFYAKGIQ, encoded by the exons atgtttctttcatttttctgTTATGGTATCAAAGAACAACTCAAAGCTTCTTCAATGGCTCGAACTAGAAAATCCTCTACCTTCATTCGAGACCCACCTGAAGCTCCGATGAACAATGATCATCGTCCTCCTCCACCTGAAGATCCACCTGCGCCGACTGTGCACAACAATGGTGGCCAAACCTCTGCCTCCAATCGCTTTGCTCCTCTGGAAACACAGGATCGAGCCACCCATGAAGATGCCAGAAATCCATATTTCTTGGGTAATGGAGATCATCTTGGAATCATCCTTGACTCACCTCCTCTCACAGACAAAATTTTTCAACAATGGCGCTGGGATTTCATGTTATCAATTTGGGCCAAGAACAAGAAAGGTTTCCTCAATGGAAAACTCCCTCAACCACATCCCTCAGATCCAAACTACAATGCTTGGCACCAATGTGATCAAATGATCATGTCTTGGATTATCCATTTGGTGTCTCCTGACATTAAAAGTAGCATCATGTTCTTAGACTCAGCTGCTGCCATGTGGGAACAACTGAACAATCGGTTCAATCAAGGGAATGGGCCTCGCATTTTTGAGCTTCGGCAAACCCTGATTCGTCTCCATCAAGGTGATGATTTT GTTTTGCAATTTCTTACTGGCCTTAATGAATCTTATCATGCTGTTATTGATCCTTTTCCCTCATTATCCAAAGGTTTCTCCATGATTGTTCAAGAGGAGAGACAAAGAAATCTTGGTCCTTCCAATAATCCTAATTTGGTTGCTGCCTCAACAAATACTCAGCTTCCAAATCTCACTCCCAATTTTCTTGCTGCCTCTACCACTACTCAAATT GCATTACACCTGAACAAGATGATTGGGATTGCTGAAAGAATTGGTCATCTATACTTTCTGCAAAAAAATCCTCATTTTTTGCATTCTTGTTCTTCTGTACAATCTCAAAACTCATGTAAAGATGTTCATAAATGGCATACTCGCCTTGGACATCCTTCATTACTTGTTACAAATTCTCTCAATAAAGATTTGAACTTTTTGCCTTCTACTTTTTCTGCTCGTTGCAATATATGTCACCTAGCTAAACAAAAAAAACTACCATTTATATCTCAAAATAACATAGCCCCTGTTGCTTTTGATCTTGTTCATATGGATATATGGGGTCCTTTTCATACTATTAGCATAGAAGGATTTAGATTCTTTCTCACTATTGTTGATGACCATACAAGATTCACATGGGTTTATATGTTAAAATCTAAATCTGATGTACAATTTCTTATTCCACAATTTTTTTCTTAcatttctacacatttttctGCCACTATAAAGGCACTTAGATGTGATAATGCAAAAGAGTTAAATATGACTTCCTTTTATGCTAAAGGCATTCAATGA
- the LOC133782896 gene encoding class V chitinase-like, with translation MASKTKTSPLLLFFVLCFLFNLRLSAAQTVVKGSYWFYGTEFEVSNINSSLFTHLFCAFADLNSTTYRVTIPNSVSTQFSTFTTTVQRKNPSVKTLLSIGGGGASASVFAAMASQPSRRNSFIDSSIKLARSYNFHGLDLDWEYPSTATEIANFGKLLLEWKAAVANESRTSGKSQLHLSAAVFRAPNYYSLDLPVRNISNSLDWINVMSYDFYGPGWSPNYTAPPSGLYNATASQANGAAGIRNWIQAEFPARKIVFGMPFYGYAWRLVNANNNGLFSPANGAALSTSGDIGYNGIRSFISSNGARCVYNATVVSDYCYSGTTWIGYDDVKSVSTKVAYAKSQGLLGYFSWNVGSDYNWTLSQTAFSTWGA, from the exons atggcTTCCAAAACCAAAACCTCTCCATTACTGCTATTCTTTGTCCTCTGTTTTCTATTTAATCTCCGACTCTCCGCCGCTCAAACCGTCGTCAAAGGATCATACTGGTTCTATGGCACCGAGTTTGAGGTTTCAAACATTAACTCGTCTCTTTTCACCCACCTTTTCTGTGCTTTTGCCGACCTCAATTCCACCACATACCGAGTCACCATTCCCAACTCGGTTTCAACTCAGTTCTCCACATTCACCACAACTGTCCAACGAAAGAACCCTTCCGTGAAAACCCTTTTGTCCATAGGTGGAGGGGGAGCCAGTGCCTCTGTCTTCGCTGCCATGGCAAGTCAACCAAGTCGCCGGAACTCGTTCATCGACTCGTCCATAAAGCTAGCCAGGAGTTATAACTTCCATGGCCTCGACCTCGACTGGGAGTACCCCTCGACTGCGACGGAGATCGCCAACTTCGGAAAACTTCTCCTCGAGTGGAAAGCAGCCGTCGCCAACGAGTCCCGGACGTCCGGCAAGTCTCAATTACATTTATCGGCGGCGGTTTTCCGGGCACCGAACTACTATTCACTAGATTTGCCTGTTCGAAATATATCAAACAGTTTGGATTGGATAAACGTAATGAGTTACGATTTCTACGGTCCCGGCTGGTCGCCGAACTATACAGCGCCGCCGTCCGGTCTGTACAACGCGACGGCGAGTCAGGCCAACGGCGCTGCAGGAATCAGAAATTGGATTCAGGCGGAATTTCCAGCGAGAAAGATAGTCTTTGGGATGCCGTTTTACGGCTACGCTTGGCGTTTGGTGAACGCTAATAACAATGGACTTTTTTCTCCGGCAAACGGAGCCGCCCTATCGACGTCCGGGGACATAGGCTATAATGGGATAAGGAGCTTTATAAGCTCTAATGGAGCTCGGTGTGTTTACAACGCGACGGTGGTGAGTGATTATTGCTATTCCGGGACGACTTGGATTGGTTACGATGATGTAAAGAGTGTCTCTACCAAAGTTGCCTATGCTAAGAGCCAAGGATTGCTTGGCTATTTTTCTTGGAACGTTGGATCTGATTACAATTGGACTCTTTCCCAAACAG CTTTTAGTACATGGGGAGCCTAG